The genomic stretch TGAAAAACGATAGAGATACTATAATAATTTTATGTCTAGTGATGAAAAGAGCTCTAGGGCAAATGAAAACTGTGCAACCAGTTCTCCTACGCTTGTCATTACTCTACTAAAACTTATCTAGATACCATAATGTTCCTGGCTAACTATGGTAATTAGTAAAGAGTAATAGTTCGTGCTAAAGATTGTTACTCACAGTGCTGAAATTATTGTCTATTGAGAAAACTTTGCGTAAATAGATTAGAAATAAACTTACACTCTAATAAATTACTGTAAAACAAATGGATTAAAATTCTATTTTACAAATACTAGAGAATATATATATATCAAATGAATTATTTCTTCTAGAATTACACCAATTTTAAAAGAATATTACAATTCACGAAAAATCTTTAAATAGTTCTTTCCTTAAGTAATGAGAGAAATATTTAATCGGTTGAGTAATAACTAATAGAATATCATATTGAGTTGATGTGTAGCCACTAATTTGGTCTTCATATTATGATAAAATATTAAAAAATAGCTTATTAGTTTAGTAAATTAATATCAGTGGTTATGAAGATGTCTCATGTGTTATACGTCTACTTCTATCCAACCGTTATTATCTCTAATTTGATAGGTTTTCAGTCCTAGTTTCTCTTTTGGCGCATCTGGTGCGACATAAGGAGGTTCTAGCATTTGTCCCGTCCTTAGATCAAATAACGCTAAATGACAGTAACATCTAACAGTTAGTTTCTCTTCATCTAATTTACCTAAAATACACCTAGCGTGTGAACATACAGCATCCATTGCATAGAGATTACCATTAACATTTGCGATAAAAATTACTTTGTCGTCTACCTTAACTGCAGCACTTTTTGCTTTTTCTAAGGCCTTTGCTGAAATAGTTCTTTTCCATACCATAGGAAAACAAGAGCTACAAACTCCTATATTTTTTGTTTAGCAAAGGCATTAAATTTAACATTTAAGTTATCTTATATAATACATATTCGAGAATTATACTTAATAATAAAGTATTTTAAATTATATTAAGTATATTAATA from Sulfolobus sp. S-194 encodes the following:
- the sdx gene encoding sulredoxin → MVWKRTISAKALEKAKSAAVKVDDKVIFIANVNGNLYAMDAVCSHARCILGKLDEEKLTVRCYCHLALFDLRTGQMLEPPYVAPDAPKEKLGLKTYQIRDNNGWIEVDV